In Rhabdothermincola sediminis, a single genomic region encodes these proteins:
- a CDS encoding DUF3048 domain-containing protein, which translates to MRRRSRLLAPLPGAALIASLALLSTSCGDGTKPVEAAAPPSSAAPATNSPTTSTAPAPTYPLTGLPIDDPAAAGRPVVVVKMDNSPDARPQDGINEADVVYELLVEGITRYALVYHSQLPDRVGPVRSGRSSDPPLLANLNRPLIAWSGGNPGVTAEILGAAHNGFLVDAGYNAFPGDYWRDGARRAPHNLYTALGPLRDHAAPEGATAPPPLFEYATPGEVSTQGVEAAGAVIDFGLSVRAEYVWDAERSGWDRFQIDERHPRPESATVDGAGVQVSPPNVVILFLDYGTSPADARSPMAVSTGSGQALVLTRGRVISGTWERPTPLDRWTLRDDAGNPIKLAPGRTWVALPRTGAPVLPLDASTAAELLMYRR; encoded by the coding sequence GTGCGTCGACGCTCTCGGCTTCTCGCCCCGCTCCCGGGCGCTGCTCTGATCGCCTCGCTCGCCCTGCTCAGCACCTCGTGTGGCGATGGCACCAAGCCGGTGGAGGCTGCTGCTCCCCCCTCGTCGGCTGCGCCGGCCACCAACAGCCCGACCACCTCGACAGCTCCGGCCCCGACCTACCCGCTCACGGGCCTGCCGATCGACGATCCGGCCGCGGCGGGCCGGCCGGTGGTGGTGGTGAAGATGGACAACAGCCCCGATGCCCGCCCGCAGGACGGCATCAACGAGGCCGACGTGGTCTACGAGCTGCTCGTCGAAGGGATCACCCGCTACGCGCTCGTGTACCACTCGCAGCTTCCCGACCGGGTCGGGCCGGTCCGCTCCGGTCGGAGCTCCGACCCACCGCTGCTGGCCAACCTGAACCGGCCGTTGATCGCCTGGTCAGGTGGGAACCCCGGGGTGACGGCCGAGATCCTCGGGGCGGCGCACAACGGGTTCCTCGTCGACGCCGGCTACAACGCGTTCCCCGGCGACTACTGGCGCGACGGCGCTCGCCGGGCGCCGCACAACCTCTACACGGCCCTCGGCCCGCTCCGCGACCACGCAGCGCCGGAGGGAGCCACGGCGCCGCCCCCCCTTTTCGAGTACGCGACGCCCGGTGAGGTCTCGACCCAGGGGGTCGAGGCGGCAGGGGCGGTGATCGACTTCGGCCTGAGCGTGCGGGCGGAGTACGTGTGGGACGCGGAGCGCAGCGGCTGGGACCGCTTCCAGATCGACGAGCGCCACCCCCGGCCCGAGAGCGCCACCGTGGACGGCGCTGGCGTCCAGGTGTCGCCCCCCAACGTCGTCATCCTGTTCCTCGACTACGGGACCAGCCCGGCGGACGCTCGCTCGCCGATGGCGGTGAGCACCGGGAGCGGGCAGGCCTTGGTACTCACCCGCGGGAGGGTGATCAGCGGGACCTGGGAGCGGCCCACACCGCTGGACCGCTGGACGCTGCGAGATGACGCGGGCAATCCCATCAAGCTTGCCCCCGGGCGCACCTGGGTGGCACTCCCGCGTACCGGCGCCCCGGTGCTCCCGCTCGACGCGTCGACCGCCGCCGAGCTGCTCATGTATCGCCGCTGA
- the pdxS gene encoding pyridoxal 5'-phosphate synthase lyase subunit PdxS: MADHTTDPASGRETGTMLVKRGLAEMLKGGVIMDVVDPDQARIAEDAGAVAVMALERVPADIRRDGGVARMSDPEMIEGIKAAVTIPVMAKARIGHFVEAQILQALGVDYVDESEVLTPADEAHHIDKWAFTVPFVCGATNLGEALRRIGEGAAMIRSKGEAGTGNIVEAVRHLRSILGDIRRLTQADAAEVFDWAKRLQAPLPLVQEVAGTGRLPVPLFCAGGIATPADAALVMQLGAEAVFVGSGIFKSSEPARRARAIVEATTNYRDPEILAKVSRGLGEAMPGLEIGGLDTKLAERGW, translated from the coding sequence ATGGCAGACCACACCACCGACCCGGCCTCCGGGCGCGAGACCGGCACCATGCTGGTCAAGCGAGGCTTGGCCGAGATGCTCAAGGGCGGCGTCATCATGGACGTCGTCGATCCCGACCAGGCGAGGATCGCCGAGGACGCGGGCGCGGTGGCGGTCATGGCCCTCGAGCGGGTACCGGCCGACATCAGGCGAGACGGCGGGGTGGCGCGCATGAGCGACCCCGAGATGATCGAGGGCATCAAGGCCGCCGTGACCATCCCGGTCATGGCCAAGGCCCGGATCGGCCACTTCGTGGAGGCCCAGATCCTGCAGGCGCTCGGGGTCGACTACGTCGACGAGAGCGAGGTCCTCACGCCTGCCGACGAGGCGCACCACATCGACAAGTGGGCCTTCACCGTGCCCTTCGTGTGTGGGGCCACCAACCTGGGCGAGGCGCTCCGGCGCATCGGTGAGGGTGCAGCCATGATCCGTTCGAAGGGAGAGGCAGGCACGGGCAACATCGTCGAGGCCGTCCGACACCTGCGCTCGATCCTCGGCGACATCCGGCGCCTGACGCAGGCCGATGCCGCCGAGGTCTTCGACTGGGCGAAGCGGCTGCAGGCTCCCTTGCCTCTCGTGCAGGAGGTGGCGGGGACGGGCCGCCTACCCGTCCCGCTGTTCTGCGCGGGGGGCATCGCCACCCCTGCCGACGCCGCGCTGGTCATGCAGCTCGGCGCCGAGGCGGTCTTCGTCGGCTCGGGGATCTTCAAGTCGAGCGAGCCCGCTCGCCGGGCCCGGGCCATCGTGGAGGCCACGACGAACTACCGCGACCCCGAGATCCTGGCGAAGGTGAGCCGCGGTCTGGGTGAGGCCATGCCGGGCCTCGAGATCGGCGGCCTCGACACGAAGCTGGCTGAGCGGGGCTGGTGA
- the pdxT gene encoding pyridoxal 5'-phosphate synthase glutaminase subunit PdxT, with protein sequence MAVKVGVLALQGAFALHTRALERLGVAAIEVRTQEDLVGVDALVIPGGESTAISKLLEANHLFDAIASRLAGGMPALGTCAGMILLANDVLDGRADQRSFGALDIAVRRNAFGRQVDSFEAEVHVAAIGDQPFHGVFIRAPYVEWSGPGVEVLGVIDGRPVVCRQGPVLATAFHPELSDDLRIHELFLSGSHAVTDTPER encoded by the coding sequence GTGGCGGTGAAGGTCGGTGTGCTCGCGTTGCAGGGTGCCTTCGCCCTGCACACCCGCGCGCTCGAGCGACTCGGTGTCGCGGCCATCGAGGTCCGCACGCAGGAGGATCTCGTTGGGGTCGACGCACTGGTCATCCCGGGAGGGGAGTCCACCGCGATCTCCAAGCTCCTGGAGGCCAACCACCTGTTCGACGCGATCGCGTCGCGGCTTGCGGGTGGGATGCCGGCTCTGGGAACCTGCGCCGGCATGATCCTCCTGGCCAACGACGTGCTCGACGGTCGGGCAGACCAGCGGTCGTTCGGGGCGCTCGACATCGCGGTCAGGCGCAACGCGTTCGGCCGCCAGGTCGACTCCTTCGAAGCCGAGGTGCACGTCGCCGCCATCGGTGACCAGCCCTTCCACGGGGTCTTCATCCGAGCTCCATACGTCGAGTGGTCGGGTCCGGGGGTCGAGGTGCTCGGCGTCATCGACGGTCGGCCGGTGGTGTGCCGGCAGGGTCCCGTGCTCGCCACCGCGTTCCACCCCGAGCTCTCGGACGATCTGCGCATCCACGAGCTGTTCCTGTCCGGATCGCACGCCGTGACGGACACACCGGAGAGGTAG
- a CDS encoding YebC/PmpR family DNA-binding transcriptional regulator — protein MSGHSKWATIKHKKGAQDKARGKLFAKLIRQVEVAAREGGGDPDANPTLRTMYQKARDNSVPLDTIERAIKRGTGELEGVTYESITYEGYAPNGVAVLIDVLTDNRNRTGSEIRSLLKKNGGSIAEPGSVAWQFERKGVVIVPKSVEEDDIMLAALDAGIEDLTDEGDTWRVTCAPGDLPAVRAALEAEGIAFESADTTMLPTTTVPIETTEAAKAVLRVMDALEDNDDVQDVYANFDIPDEILSGMSVEA, from the coding sequence ATGTCGGGTCATTCCAAGTGGGCCACGATCAAGCACAAGAAGGGCGCGCAGGACAAGGCGCGCGGGAAGCTTTTCGCCAAGTTGATCCGGCAGGTCGAGGTGGCAGCACGCGAGGGGGGTGGCGACCCCGATGCCAACCCGACGCTGCGCACCATGTACCAGAAGGCCCGTGACAACTCCGTCCCCCTCGACACCATCGAGCGGGCCATCAAGCGCGGCACCGGTGAGCTCGAAGGCGTCACCTACGAGTCGATCACCTACGAGGGCTACGCGCCCAATGGCGTGGCCGTGCTCATCGACGTGCTCACCGACAACCGCAACCGGACCGGGTCGGAGATCCGATCGCTGCTCAAGAAGAACGGTGGCTCCATCGCGGAGCCGGGTTCGGTGGCATGGCAGTTCGAACGCAAGGGCGTGGTGATCGTGCCGAAGTCCGTGGAGGAGGACGACATCATGCTCGCCGCGCTCGACGCCGGCATCGAGGACCTCACCGACGAGGGAGACACCTGGCGGGTCACCTGCGCACCGGGCGATCTCCCCGCGGTGCGCGCCGCGCTCGAAGCCGAGGGGATCGCGTTCGAGTCGGCGGACACCACGATGCTGCCGACCACCACCGTCCCGATCGAGACCACCGAAGCGGCCAAGGCGGTGTTGCGGGTCATGGACGCGCTCGAGGACAACGACGACGTGCAGGACGTCTACGCGAACTTCGACATCCCTGACGAGATCCTCTCCGGGATGTCGGTGGAAGCCTGA
- a CDS encoding redoxin domain-containing protein, giving the protein MPLGIGEPAPDFTLPGTDGTAAGRRSYSLSELHGQPVVLVFYPADRSPVCTVQLATYSADIGRFATLGAAVLAISPQSVDEHEAFAAAEGGFAFPLLSDEDKAVGRAYGILGPLGFYRRSVFVIDGDGVVRWAHRSPSGLTFRSVDELVDVLGSLPAT; this is encoded by the coding sequence GTGCCCCTGGGCATCGGCGAGCCCGCACCGGACTTCACGCTGCCCGGCACCGACGGCACGGCCGCGGGGAGGCGGTCGTACTCGCTCTCGGAGCTCCACGGTCAGCCCGTGGTGCTGGTGTTCTACCCGGCTGACCGCTCGCCGGTGTGCACCGTCCAGCTCGCGACGTACAGCGCGGACATCGGCCGGTTCGCCACCCTGGGCGCCGCGGTGCTGGCGATCAGCCCCCAGTCGGTCGACGAGCACGAGGCCTTCGCTGCGGCGGAAGGGGGGTTCGCGTTCCCGCTCCTGTCCGACGAGGACAAGGCGGTCGGCCGTGCCTACGGGATCCTCGGCCCGCTCGGCTTCTACCGCCGCTCCGTGTTCGTGATCGACGGCGACGGCGTGGTCCGTTGGGCGCACCGGTCGCCCTCGGGCCTGACGTTCCGCTCGGTCGACGAGCTGGTCGACGTCCTGGGCTCCCTCCCCGCCACCTGA
- a CDS encoding ABC transporter permease subunit: protein MNTQRMFTVMRTDLKQLVQSKDFWIPMVLLGGFFFVGVPALMLSIINNLGNVDAVQQVSQALEMLPKSAQDAVPQAPAQTQVSYVLAVYLFAPIAVVVPLTISTAVGASTIVGERERGTGEFLAHSPADVREIYLGKLLASLIPGYVTTVVGFGVYSLLVNTIVGPDVGGWFFPTPSWWLLIIWVLPPFLALALSLVLRLSARVKSTAAAQQASGLVTLPLILIAYGQSTGALLGSGTPVLSLTIGVIAWAIALTSLATGFRSLTRARLLGVANEQ, encoded by the coding sequence GTGAACACCCAGCGGATGTTCACGGTCATGCGCACGGACCTGAAGCAGCTCGTCCAGTCGAAGGACTTCTGGATCCCGATGGTGCTGCTCGGCGGGTTCTTCTTCGTCGGCGTGCCGGCGTTGATGCTCTCGATCATCAACAACCTCGGGAACGTCGACGCCGTCCAGCAGGTGTCCCAGGCGCTCGAGATGCTCCCGAAGTCCGCGCAGGACGCGGTGCCGCAAGCACCGGCACAGACCCAGGTGTCCTACGTGCTGGCGGTGTACCTGTTCGCCCCCATAGCGGTGGTGGTACCCCTCACCATCTCCACCGCGGTGGGCGCCTCCACGATCGTGGGCGAGCGCGAGCGCGGCACCGGGGAGTTCCTGGCCCACTCCCCGGCGGACGTCCGCGAGATCTACCTCGGCAAGCTCCTCGCCAGCCTGATACCCGGCTACGTGACCACCGTCGTGGGCTTCGGGGTCTACTCGCTGCTGGTGAACACCATCGTGGGCCCGGACGTCGGCGGCTGGTTCTTCCCGACCCCGTCGTGGTGGCTGCTGATCATCTGGGTGCTGCCCCCGTTCCTCGCCTTGGCGCTCTCGCTGGTGCTGCGACTGTCCGCACGGGTCAAGAGCACTGCCGCGGCACAGCAGGCATCCGGGCTGGTGACCCTGCCGCTCATCCTCATCGCCTACGGGCAGTCCACCGGTGCGCTGCTGGGCTCCGGGACACCGGTGCTTTCGCTGACCATCGGGGTCATCGCCTGGGCCATCGCCCTGACCAGCCTCGCCACCGGCTTCCGATCGCTCACCCGAGCCCGCCTGCTCGGCGTGGCGAACGAGCAGTAG
- a CDS encoding ABC transporter ATP-binding protein has translation MTTTTEPAPSPGIGASVLDPDLVVEVRNVTRRFGRVPALSDLNLLVPRGRITVLLGPNGAGKTTAIRIVTGALNADRGYVRTFGADPNVLGEEVRRRCGVVSAKPALYDRLSGWDNLQYAAELYGLGRNAVGPIREAAARFGILEALDQQVGGYSTGMKTRLALARSVLHDPELLLFDEPTSGLDPESSHAVLELIREMTSDGRTVIMCTHLLIEAEGLADQIVVLENGSDLLTGTQEELTRRYWPHDTVHLDAEDPSMLDRARNWEGVLSLQHVETARGPRVELQLDDLRRVPDLISRLAAEGVRLTRVEPHQPTLEDLYFAVRAERRAQAVGVQP, from the coding sequence GTGACCACCACGACCGAACCCGCGCCCTCGCCGGGGATCGGCGCCTCCGTCCTGGACCCGGACCTGGTCGTCGAGGTGCGCAACGTGACCCGCCGGTTCGGACGGGTCCCCGCGCTGTCCGATCTCAACCTCCTCGTCCCCCGCGGCCGCATCACGGTGCTGCTGGGTCCGAACGGTGCCGGCAAGACCACCGCCATCCGCATCGTCACCGGCGCGCTGAACGCCGACCGGGGCTACGTGCGCACCTTCGGGGCGGACCCGAACGTCCTCGGTGAGGAGGTGCGCCGGCGATGCGGGGTGGTGTCGGCGAAACCCGCCCTCTACGACCGCCTGTCGGGATGGGACAACCTCCAGTACGCGGCGGAGCTCTACGGCCTCGGCCGCAACGCGGTCGGCCCCATCCGGGAGGCGGCGGCACGGTTCGGGATCCTCGAGGCGCTCGACCAACAGGTGGGCGGCTACTCGACGGGGATGAAGACCCGCCTGGCATTGGCCCGCTCGGTGCTGCACGATCCCGAGCTGCTGCTCTTCGACGAACCGACGTCGGGGCTGGATCCGGAGTCCTCCCACGCGGTGCTCGAGCTCATCCGGGAGATGACCTCCGACGGGCGCACGGTGATCATGTGCACCCACCTGCTGATCGAGGCGGAGGGCCTCGCCGACCAGATCGTGGTCCTCGAGAACGGCAGCGATCTGCTCACCGGGACCCAGGAGGAGCTGACCCGCCGCTACTGGCCCCACGACACCGTCCACCTCGACGCGGAGGATCCCTCGATGCTCGACCGGGCCCGCAACTGGGAGGGAGTCCTCTCCCTCCAGCACGTCGAGACCGCGAGAGGCCCACGGGTCGAGCTGCAGCTCGACGATCTCCGACGGGTGCCTGACCTGATCTCCCGGCTGGCGGCGGAAGGGGTGCGGCTCACCCGGGTCGAGCCGCACCAGCCCACCCTCGAGGACCTCTACTTCGCGGTACGAGCCGAACGCCGGGCACAGGCCGTGGGAGTCCAGCCGTGA
- the ruvC gene encoding crossover junction endodeoxyribonuclease RuvC — MFVLGIDPGVSRCGYAVIEEGGRGGGRAVAIGVLTTPASSPIHHRLAELQRELRALLAEFRPAAVAVERVLFSINVRTAMAVGQASGLAMAEAAAAGCEVAQYSPNEVKQAVAGYGGATKAQVQRMVQTLLDLPAVPHPPDAADAAAVALCHLAMAPLHAATARGVRP; from the coding sequence GTGTTCGTCCTCGGCATCGACCCCGGTGTGTCCCGGTGCGGCTACGCGGTCATCGAGGAAGGCGGGAGAGGTGGTGGCCGCGCCGTGGCAATCGGGGTACTCACCACGCCGGCGAGTTCGCCGATCCATCACCGACTGGCGGAGCTCCAGCGGGAGCTCCGGGCCCTGCTGGCGGAGTTCCGGCCGGCGGCGGTCGCCGTGGAGCGGGTCCTGTTCTCCATCAACGTCCGCACGGCGATGGCCGTCGGACAGGCGAGCGGACTGGCCATGGCCGAGGCCGCGGCCGCGGGCTGTGAGGTGGCGCAGTACTCGCCCAACGAGGTCAAGCAAGCCGTCGCGGGCTATGGCGGCGCGACCAAGGCACAGGTGCAGCGCATGGTGCAGACCCTCCTCGATCTGCCCGCCGTCCCGCACCCACCGGATGCTGCCGACGCCGCGGCGGTGGCGCTGTGCCACCTCGCGATGGCGCCACTGCACGCGGCCACAGCCAGGGGGGTCAGGCCGTGA
- the ruvA gene encoding Holliday junction branch migration protein RuvA — translation MIGSLRGTLVERAGDGELLVEVAGVGYRVTVTPTTVVEAGEPGDEVFLYVHHHRRDDVETLYGFLSREERACFEALIGAHGVGPALGLAILAVHSPPALQRVLADDDLAALCLVPGIGKKTAARLLVELKSRLDVPGLETAATASSDAGGGGRAARSARADVRDALANLGYAPDEVVDVVRELPDDGDPAELLKVALQRLAVG, via the coding sequence GTGATCGGCTCGCTGCGGGGCACGCTGGTCGAGCGGGCTGGCGACGGTGAGCTGCTCGTCGAGGTGGCCGGCGTCGGCTACCGGGTGACGGTCACCCCCACCACGGTGGTGGAGGCGGGCGAGCCGGGCGACGAGGTGTTCCTCTACGTCCACCACCACCGCCGCGACGACGTCGAGACCCTCTACGGGTTCCTGTCCCGCGAGGAGCGAGCGTGCTTCGAGGCGCTGATCGGCGCCCACGGGGTAGGCCCGGCGCTGGGCCTCGCCATCCTCGCCGTCCACTCGCCGCCGGCGCTGCAGCGGGTGCTGGCCGACGACGACCTGGCCGCGCTCTGCCTCGTGCCGGGCATCGGCAAGAAGACCGCGGCCCGCCTGCTGGTCGAGCTCAAGTCACGCCTCGACGTGCCGGGCCTCGAGACCGCGGCGACGGCTTCGTCGGATGCGGGCGGGGGTGGCCGGGCCGCGCGGTCCGCCCGTGCCGATGTCCGCGACGCGCTCGCGAACCTCGGCTACGCGCCCGACGAGGTGGTCGACGTGGTACGTGAGCTGCCCGACGACGGCGATCCCGCCGAGCTGCTGAAGGTGGCGCTGCAACGGCTGGCGGTGGGTTGA
- the ruvB gene encoding Holliday junction branch migration DNA helicase RuvB has translation MRDELLSPDPTPDDLELELADDAGLRPRRLEDFVGQGELKEHLAIILEAARRRGQAVDHLLFAGPPGLGKTTLAAIVAVEMGVTLHVTSGPALERAGDLAAILTRLDEGDVLFIDEIHRLSRNVEEVLYPAMEDFQLDIVLGKGPAARSIRLDLPRFTLVGATTRTGLITGPLRDRFGLVARLDYYTAPELEAIVNRAAGILGVAVDADGAAEIARRARGTPRIANRLLRRVRDFAEVRGDGAVDTATARDGLALFGVDDLGLDKVDRAILAAVCERFGGGPVGLSTLAISVGEATETVEDVYEPFLIQQGLLMRTPRGRVAMPAAWRHLGLAAPPGAPLVAADEPPSLFG, from the coding sequence ATGCGCGACGAGCTCTTGAGCCCTGACCCGACCCCCGACGACCTCGAGCTCGAGCTCGCGGACGATGCAGGCCTGCGACCTCGCCGGCTCGAGGACTTCGTGGGCCAGGGAGAGCTGAAGGAGCACCTGGCGATCATCCTGGAGGCGGCCCGCCGCCGTGGCCAGGCCGTCGACCACCTGCTCTTCGCCGGGCCTCCCGGTCTGGGCAAGACCACCCTCGCGGCCATCGTCGCCGTCGAGATGGGTGTCACCCTCCACGTGACCTCCGGCCCCGCGCTGGAGCGGGCCGGCGATCTGGCCGCGATCCTCACCCGCCTCGACGAAGGCGACGTGCTGTTCATCGATGAGATCCACCGCCTGTCGCGCAACGTCGAGGAGGTCCTCTACCCGGCGATGGAGGACTTCCAGCTCGACATCGTGCTGGGCAAGGGTCCAGCCGCCCGGTCGATCCGCCTCGACCTGCCACGCTTCACCCTCGTGGGTGCCACCACGCGCACGGGCCTCATCACCGGCCCGCTCCGGGACCGCTTCGGGCTGGTGGCCAGGCTCGACTACTACACCGCGCCCGAGCTGGAGGCGATCGTCAACCGGGCCGCTGGCATCTTGGGGGTGGCCGTCGACGCCGACGGCGCGGCAGAGATCGCCCGTCGGGCCCGAGGCACCCCGCGCATCGCCAACCGGTTGCTGCGGCGGGTGCGCGACTTCGCCGAGGTGCGGGGCGACGGGGCGGTTGACACCGCCACCGCCCGGGATGGCCTGGCCCTGTTCGGGGTCGACGATCTGGGGCTGGACAAGGTCGATCGGGCCATCCTGGCTGCGGTCTGCGAGCGTTTCGGTGGAGGGCCGGTCGGCCTGTCGACGTTGGCCATCTCGGTGGGTGAGGCCACCGAGACCGTGGAGGACGTGTACGAGCCGTTCCTCATCCAGCAGGGGCTGCTCATGCGCACCCCTCGGGGCCGGGTGGCGATGCCCGCGGCCTGGCGCCACCTGGGCCTGGCCGCGCCGCCCGGCGCACCCCTCGTCGCCGCCGACGAACCCCCGAGCCTGTTCGGTTGA
- the queA gene encoding tRNA preQ1(34) S-adenosylmethionine ribosyltransferase-isomerase QueA, with protein MDSTAFDYELPTERIAQEPLAVRDAARLLVDRGPGTEPADRTVRDLPSLLEPGDLVVVNRTRVLPARLRLRRRSGGAAEVLLLEEQADGTWRALVRPSRKLRVGEWLTSDDGSLQVELGDDHGEGLRTVHLAASGGRSVLDTLDAVGEVPLPPYIHRPLADPERYQTIFSAGGGSLGESVAAPTAGLHLTERVLDELSRRGIQVVSLELAVGIGTFRPLSAGKVEDHVMHAEHYRIPEATWARLERASRVVAIGTTTVRALESAAVTGQLEGRTELFIHGDYPFAVVDRLMTNFHQPRSSLLVMIDAFVGSRWRALYDHALGHGYRFLSFGDAMLLTRHDRWVPGA; from the coding sequence GTGGACAGCACAGCGTTCGACTACGAGCTCCCGACTGAGCGCATCGCCCAGGAGCCGCTGGCGGTGCGCGACGCGGCCCGGCTGCTGGTCGATCGCGGTCCCGGGACCGAGCCGGCCGACCGCACGGTGCGCGACCTGCCGTCGCTGCTCGAGCCCGGGGATCTGGTGGTGGTCAACCGCACCCGCGTCCTCCCGGCGCGGCTGCGCCTGCGGCGCCGCAGCGGCGGGGCGGCCGAGGTGCTGCTGCTGGAGGAACAGGCCGACGGCACGTGGCGAGCCCTGGTGCGGCCAAGCCGCAAGCTCCGGGTGGGCGAGTGGTTGACGAGCGACGACGGGTCGCTGCAGGTGGAGCTGGGCGACGACCACGGTGAGGGCCTGCGCACCGTGCACCTGGCGGCCTCCGGCGGCCGGTCGGTGCTGGACACCCTGGACGCGGTGGGCGAGGTGCCCCTCCCGCCCTACATCCACCGCCCCCTCGCGGATCCCGAGCGGTACCAGACCATCTTCTCGGCGGGAGGCGGCTCGCTCGGCGAGTCCGTGGCCGCGCCCACCGCAGGCCTCCACCTCACCGAGCGGGTGCTCGACGAGCTGTCACGGCGCGGCATCCAGGTGGTGTCGCTCGAGCTCGCGGTGGGGATCGGCACCTTCCGGCCCCTCAGCGCGGGCAAGGTCGAGGACCACGTCATGCACGCGGAGCACTACCGCATACCCGAGGCCACCTGGGCCCGACTGGAGCGGGCCTCGCGGGTGGTGGCCATCGGCACCACCACCGTGCGGGCGCTGGAGAGCGCGGCGGTGACCGGCCAGCTCGAAGGGCGCACCGAGCTGTTCATCCACGGTGACTACCCGTTCGCGGTCGTGGATCGGCTGATGACCAACTTCCACCAGCCGCGGTCGTCCCTGCTGGTGATGATCGACGCCTTCGTCGGCTCACGCTGGCGGGCGCTGTACGACCACGCCCTCGGCCACGGCTATCGATTCCTCTCCTTCGGCGACGCCATGCTCCTCACCCGCCACGACCGCTGGGTCCCGGGGGCATGA
- the tgt gene encoding tRNA guanosine(34) transglycosylase Tgt: MTELIVEATDGPARTGWVATSRGRFRTPCFMPVGTRGAVRTLAATDLEGLGTQVMLANTYHLMLRPGAAVVAELGGIHGFAAWPGHVLTDSGGYQVFSLGPKVDEGGVTFRSTYDGSTHRLTPEGAVRIQQQLGADIQMVLDVCPPLPSPPEVLRVAVDRTTAWAVRAKAAFAPFRECGSPQALFGIVQGGVDPALRKESAIRTVEVGFDGYGIGGLSVGESRAEMLEALEATLTHLPMGQVRYLMGVGDPLGMIEAIRLGVDLFDCVLPTRLARHGSVLTWTGRMNLRNERYARDPAPLDPECGCEVCARYSRAYLRHLLRVQEPTAPRLLTIHNLSWTFALIDECRRAIAMGTLEALRDRVADHWG; this comes from the coding sequence ATGACGGAGCTCATCGTCGAGGCCACCGACGGCCCGGCGCGCACCGGGTGGGTGGCGACGTCGCGGGGCCGCTTCCGGACGCCGTGCTTCATGCCGGTGGGCACCCGAGGAGCGGTCCGCACGCTCGCCGCGACCGACCTCGAAGGGCTCGGTACGCAGGTGATGCTCGCCAACACCTACCACCTCATGCTCCGCCCCGGCGCCGCCGTGGTCGCCGAGCTCGGCGGCATCCACGGCTTCGCCGCCTGGCCGGGCCACGTGCTCACCGACTCCGGCGGCTACCAGGTGTTCTCCCTCGGGCCGAAGGTGGACGAGGGCGGGGTGACGTTCCGCTCCACTTACGACGGCAGTACCCACCGGCTGACCCCTGAAGGCGCAGTGCGGATCCAGCAGCAGCTCGGAGCGGACATCCAGATGGTGCTCGACGTCTGCCCGCCGCTGCCCTCCCCACCCGAGGTGCTGCGCGTGGCCGTCGATCGCACCACGGCGTGGGCTGTCCGGGCCAAAGCCGCGTTCGCGCCGTTCCGTGAGTGCGGCTCGCCCCAGGCGCTGTTCGGCATCGTCCAGGGAGGGGTCGATCCCGCGCTGCGCAAGGAGAGCGCGATCCGCACCGTCGAGGTCGGCTTCGACGGCTACGGGATCGGCGGGCTGTCGGTGGGGGAGAGCCGGGCGGAGATGCTCGAGGCGCTCGAGGCCACGTTGACGCACCTGCCCATGGGGCAGGTGCGCTACCTGATGGGCGTGGGTGACCCGCTGGGCATGATCGAGGCCATCCGTCTCGGTGTCGACCTCTTCGACTGCGTGCTGCCCACCCGGCTGGCCCGGCACGGATCGGTCCTCACCTGGACCGGTCGGATGAACCTGCGCAACGAGCGCTACGCCCGCGACCCGGCCCCGCTCGACCCTGAGTGCGGGTGCGAGGTCTGTGCCCGCTATTCGCGCGCCTACCTCCGGCACCTGCTGCGGGTCCAGGAGCCCACCGCCCCCCGGTTGCTCACCATCCACAACCTGTCGTGGACCTTTGCGCTGATCGACGAGTGTCGCCGAGCCATCGCCATGGGCACCCTCGAGGCGCTTCGCGACCGGGTCGCCGACCACTGGGGGTGA
- the yajC gene encoding preprotein translocase subunit YajC, with translation MATIIFLVLFILMWAVLIVPRQRELKRHQALMTQLAEGDEVMLGSGVYGTITDLEDDLARLEVAPGVEIKVAKRAIAAKVEGFGELAAADEAQFDMTDDPVKRNDSTGR, from the coding sequence ATGGCCACCATCATCTTCCTGGTCCTCTTCATCTTGATGTGGGCGGTGCTGATCGTTCCCCGCCAACGCGAGTTGAAGCGCCACCAGGCGCTGATGACCCAGCTCGCCGAGGGGGACGAGGTGATGCTGGGATCGGGCGTGTACGGCACCATCACCGACCTCGAGGACGACCTCGCCCGGCTCGAGGTCGCCCCCGGGGTGGAGATCAAGGTGGCCAAGCGTGCGATCGCGGCGAAGGTCGAGGGTTTCGGTGAGCTGGCTGCCGCCGACGAGGCGCAGTTCGACATGACCGACGACCCCGTCAAGCGCAACGACTCCACGGGACGGTAG